A single Pseudomonas putida DNA region contains:
- a CDS encoding gamma carbonic anhydrase family protein, with translation MKYRLGDHRVECHATSWAAPTATLIGKVRLQARASVWFGAVLRGDNELIDIGEGSNVQDGTVMHTDMGSPLTLGKGVTVGHNAMLHGCTVGDYSLVGINAVILNGARIGKHCIIGANALIPEGKEIPDGSLVMGSPGKVVRELTEQQMRMLEASAAHYVHNAERYARELVVDDE, from the coding sequence ATGAAATACCGCCTGGGCGACCATCGGGTCGAATGCCACGCCACAAGCTGGGCCGCACCCACCGCCACCCTGATTGGCAAGGTACGCCTGCAGGCCCGTGCCAGCGTGTGGTTCGGTGCCGTGCTGCGGGGTGACAACGAACTGATCGACATCGGCGAGGGCAGCAACGTCCAGGACGGTACCGTGATGCACACCGACATGGGCTCGCCGCTGACCTTGGGCAAGGGCGTGACCGTTGGCCACAATGCCATGCTGCATGGCTGCACGGTCGGCGACTACAGCCTGGTCGGCATCAATGCGGTGATCCTCAACGGCGCGCGCATCGGCAAGCATTGCATCATCGGCGCCAACGCGCTGATCCCTGAAGGCAAGGAAATTCCCGATGGTTCGCTGGTGATGGGCTCGCCGGGCAAGGTGGTGCGCGAGCTGACCGAGCAGCAGATGCGCATGCTCGAAGCCAGCGCCGCGCACTATGTGCACAATGCCGAGCGTTATGCGCGGGAGCTGGTGGTCGACGATGAGTGA
- a CDS encoding DUF1289 domain-containing protein — protein MSEMAAERPVASPCVSICALDEQDICTGCQRTVAEIGRWGRMDNTERRAVLKLCHERALAAGLIIGH, from the coding sequence ATGAGTGAAATGGCAGCCGAGCGGCCGGTGGCTTCGCCATGCGTGAGCATTTGCGCGCTGGACGAGCAGGATATCTGTACCGGCTGCCAGCGCACGGTGGCCGAGATCGGCCGCTGGGGGCGGATGGACAATACCGAGCGCCGGGCGGTGCTTAAGCTGTGCCATGAACGGGCGCTGGCAGCCGGGCTGATTATTGGGCACTGA
- a CDS encoding CoA pyrophosphatase encodes MLDELLRRMSNHQPASLETDRRFPEAAVLLPITRSEAPELVLTLRAKGLSTHGGEVAFPGGRRDPEDPDLVFTALREAEEEIGLPPGLVEVIGPLSPLISLHGLKVTPFVGLIPDFVEYRANDAEIAAVFSVPLEFFRQDPRDHTHRIDYQGRSWYVPSYRYGEYKIWGLSAIMIVELVNLLYDAGISLHQPPERYIEI; translated from the coding sequence ATGCTGGACGAGCTACTTCGCCGAATGAGCAACCACCAACCGGCTTCACTGGAAACCGACCGACGGTTCCCCGAGGCGGCGGTACTTTTGCCCATTACCCGCAGCGAAGCCCCCGAGCTTGTCTTGACCTTGCGTGCCAAGGGGCTCTCGACCCACGGCGGAGAAGTCGCCTTTCCCGGTGGCCGTCGCGACCCGGAAGACCCGGACCTGGTATTTACCGCATTGCGCGAGGCCGAAGAAGAAATCGGCTTGCCACCCGGCCTGGTGGAGGTGATCGGCCCGCTCAGCCCGCTGATTTCCTTGCACGGCCTGAAAGTGACCCCGTTCGTCGGCTTGATCCCGGATTTCGTCGAATACCGTGCCAACGATGCCGAAATCGCGGCAGTCTTCAGCGTGCCGCTGGAATTCTTCCGCCAGGACCCGCGTGACCACACCCACCGTATCGATTACCAGGGCCGCAGCTGGTACGTGCCCAGCTATCGCTATGGCGAGTACAAGATCTGGGGGCTGTCGGCAATCATGATCGTCGAGCTGGTCAACCTGCTGTATGACGCCGGTATCAGCCTGCATCAACCCCCTGAGCGCTACATCGAAATCTGA
- a CDS encoding type II secretion system protein N, translating into MSRRGLLWCAMVFTLTLLVELPAAWVVRAVGLPARDVSGSLWHGQAQQLGPVGPLRWALRPWRMQADAQLGFQGQAWRLRAEGWPWRWRLEAAALAAQATVLTDYRLAGQWQGELRLQGAGRQCRSSEGRVSVTDLALSEPWSLGLGQGWVEMDCRAGWRLRGQLAQQGQHELKLDADLAGRKAQVMFDLQSEAALTPLLRGVQWLGPQALVGRRELRW; encoded by the coding sequence ATGAGCCGTCGCGGGCTGTTGTGGTGCGCGATGGTGTTCACGTTGACCTTGCTGGTGGAGTTGCCGGCCGCTTGGGTGGTGCGCGCAGTTGGCCTGCCGGCACGTGATGTCAGCGGCAGCTTGTGGCATGGCCAGGCCCAGCAGTTGGGGCCGGTCGGGCCGCTGCGCTGGGCATTGCGGCCATGGCGCATGCAGGCCGATGCACAGCTCGGTTTCCAGGGCCAGGCCTGGCGGTTGCGCGCCGAAGGCTGGCCATGGCGCTGGCGGCTGGAAGCTGCGGCATTGGCTGCCCAGGCAACAGTGCTGACGGATTACCGCCTGGCCGGACAGTGGCAAGGGGAGCTGCGCTTGCAGGGGGCGGGGCGCCAGTGTCGCAGTAGCGAAGGGCGGGTGAGCGTCACCGATCTGGCCTTGAGTGAGCCATGGTCGCTGGGGTTGGGGCAGGGCTGGGTAGAGATGGATTGCCGTGCTGGCTGGCGTTTGCGTGGGCAACTGGCGCAGCAGGGGCAGCATGAGCTGAAGCTGGATGCCGACCTTGCGGGGCGCAAGGCTCAGGTGATGTTCGATTTGCAGAGTGAGGCGGCGCTGACGCCGTTGCTGCGAGGTGTGCAGTGGCTGGGGCCGCAGGCCCTGGTGGGGCGGCGCGAGCTGCGTTGGTAG
- a CDS encoding ShlB/FhaC/HecB family hemolysin secretion/activation protein, protein MPCRFRHIASRLLARCLAGLLVTCAALADDPASLQLRDQQQSLRQLEQQQRLERWQLPPLPESGEQVPTDTHDSQCWNVSGLRIIGNHQLADQALEPALREQVLPCMGIDDINSLLRGITQLYVSAGFPTSRPYLRQQPRDDAPLDIVIVEGFVESIELAGPALPVSLSGAFPGVLGQPLYLPDLEQGLDQLNRMRAYDLTMDLLPGELLGGTRVVVRPQKVGSRWHLDSRLDNRGSELTGRHRLNLSLGLDSPLGLNDDLRVSLLSNVFHAPGQTQGITLYYSVPYGPWTFALNASQLAYDAPLPHSRQTSEGSSSYQGLSVERVLWRNQQGLLSASTRLDRKQLINRSAGAVVTQQSPTLTSLEAGINLLWLEGGLWNGYVGVAQGLDWFAADESPLGVERLRPDFRKYRASLLHLRQGPANAPWRWQSELALQYSSDALPAVEQLLVSDDSTVRGFRLRTYSAASGAAWRNTFSQPLPTKWAQPLQIRPYFGLDVGWARPATGKPSQRLAGAAAGIELSLPGTRMRLDYQRALYTSDLPRSRLEPGFWVMECTLSI, encoded by the coding sequence ATGCCATGCCGATTCCGCCACATCGCCAGCAGGCTGCTTGCCCGGTGCCTGGCTGGCCTGCTGGTCACCTGTGCGGCTCTGGCTGACGACCCCGCCAGCCTGCAACTGCGCGACCAGCAGCAGTCGCTGCGCCAACTTGAACAGCAACAGCGGCTCGAGCGCTGGCAGCTACCTCCCTTGCCCGAAAGCGGCGAGCAGGTCCCCACCGACACGCACGACAGTCAGTGCTGGAACGTGTCCGGCCTGCGCATCATTGGCAACCACCAGCTTGCGGATCAGGCACTTGAGCCCGCGCTGCGCGAGCAGGTGCTGCCCTGCATGGGCATCGATGACATCAATAGCCTGCTCAGGGGCATCACCCAGTTATATGTCAGCGCGGGCTTCCCGACCAGCCGTCCGTACCTGCGCCAGCAGCCTCGGGATGACGCGCCACTGGATATCGTTATCGTCGAAGGCTTTGTCGAGTCCATCGAGCTCGCTGGCCCGGCGTTACCTGTGTCGCTGAGCGGCGCCTTCCCTGGCGTGTTGGGCCAGCCTTTGTATTTGCCCGACCTGGAGCAAGGGCTCGATCAACTCAACCGCATGCGAGCCTATGACCTGACCATGGACCTGCTGCCGGGCGAACTGCTGGGCGGCACTCGGGTGGTGGTGCGACCGCAGAAGGTTGGCTCGCGCTGGCACCTGGACAGCCGTCTGGACAACCGCGGCAGTGAGCTCACTGGCCGCCACCGCCTGAACCTGAGCCTTGGCCTGGACAGCCCGCTGGGGCTGAATGACGACCTGCGCGTTTCACTGCTGTCCAACGTCTTCCACGCCCCTGGCCAGACCCAAGGCATCACGCTGTATTACAGCGTTCCTTACGGTCCCTGGACCTTTGCCCTCAACGCCAGCCAACTGGCCTACGACGCCCCCCTGCCCCATAGCCGGCAAACCAGCGAAGGCAGTAGCAGCTACCAAGGCCTGAGCGTCGAGCGAGTGCTGTGGCGCAACCAGCAAGGCCTGCTCAGCGCCAGCACAAGGCTGGACCGCAAGCAGCTGATCAACCGCAGCGCTGGCGCCGTTGTCACTCAGCAAAGCCCGACGCTCACCAGCCTCGAAGCTGGCATCAACCTGCTGTGGCTAGAAGGTGGACTTTGGAACGGGTATGTGGGCGTTGCCCAAGGCCTGGACTGGTTCGCTGCCGATGAGTCGCCACTAGGCGTAGAGCGCCTGCGCCCAGACTTTCGCAAGTACCGCGCCAGCCTGCTGCACCTGCGCCAGGGGCCGGCGAACGCGCCTTGGCGCTGGCAAAGCGAACTGGCCCTGCAGTACAGCAGTGACGCACTGCCTGCCGTCGAACAACTGCTGGTCAGTGACGATTCGACCGTACGGGGCTTTCGCCTGCGTACCTACTCCGCTGCCAGCGGCGCAGCCTGGCGCAACACCTTCAGCCAACCCCTGCCAACAAAGTGGGCTCAGCCCCTGCAGATACGCCCTTATTTCGGGCTGGATGTGGGGTGGGCCCGGCCAGCCACTGGCAAGCCCTCGCAACGCCTGGCAGGCGCAGCCGCCGGCATCGAGCTGAGCCTGCCCGGCACTCGAATGCGCCTCGACTACCAACGAGCCCTCTACACCAGCGACCTGCCTCGCTCCCGGCTGGAGCCTGGCTTCTGGGTAATGGAATGCACCTTGAGCATCTGA
- a CDS encoding NUDIX hydrolase: MKFCSACGQPVIQRIPEGDSRLRFVCEHCQTIHYQNPNIVAGVLPSWGSQVLLCRRAIEPRRGFWTLPAGFMENGETLDQAARRETVEEACARVGDMALYQLFDLPHINQVHVFFRAELADLDFAVGVESLEVRLFEEHEIPWGELAFRTVTRTLECYYRDRIRQHYPIGHEYLPPMNVSPTT, encoded by the coding sequence ATGAAATTCTGCAGCGCGTGCGGCCAGCCGGTCATTCAGCGGATACCCGAAGGCGACAGCCGCCTGCGGTTCGTCTGCGAACATTGCCAGACCATCCACTACCAGAACCCAAACATCGTCGCCGGGGTGCTGCCCAGCTGGGGCAGCCAGGTGCTACTGTGCCGCCGCGCCATCGAGCCGCGCCGCGGCTTCTGGACCCTACCGGCCGGCTTCATGGAAAACGGCGAGACCCTCGACCAGGCCGCCCGTCGCGAAACGGTCGAAGAAGCCTGCGCCCGGGTCGGGGACATGGCCCTGTACCAACTGTTCGACCTGCCGCACATCAACCAGGTGCATGTATTCTTCCGCGCCGAACTGGCCGACCTGGATTTCGCCGTCGGGGTCGAAAGCCTGGAAGTGCGGTTGTTCGAGGAACACGAAATACCGTGGGGCGAGCTGGCTTTCCGCACCGTCACTCGCACACTAGAATGCTATTATCGCGACCGCATCAGGCAGCACTACCCGATTGGCCATGAATACCTGCCGCCGATGAATGTATCGCCCACCACTTAA
- the gspM gene encoding type II secretion system protein GspM, with protein MNRAWIQRHRLRLAWALIACLLGLLAVREGLAQWRELSLWRELAVQAASIQGGPGVSLERLRQSAQARRIDLADVDVQGKNWQLRGQVADERVLQGWLQSLRAEGVQPLQWGLEQDAKGLRFDLVLQP; from the coding sequence ATGAATCGGGCATGGATACAGCGTCACCGTCTGCGGCTGGCATGGGCCCTGATTGCCTGCCTGCTGGGCTTGTTGGCCGTGCGCGAAGGCCTGGCACAATGGCGTGAACTGAGCCTGTGGCGCGAGCTGGCAGTTCAAGCCGCAAGCATTCAGGGCGGCCCGGGTGTAAGCCTGGAGCGCCTGCGCCAGTCAGCCCAGGCGCGGCGAATCGATCTGGCTGACGTCGATGTGCAAGGCAAAAACTGGCAGCTGCGGGGTCAGGTAGCAGATGAACGTGTGTTGCAGGGCTGGTTGCAAAGCCTGCGTGCCGAAGGTGTGCAGCCCTTGCAGTGGGGGCTTGAGCAGGATGCCAAGGGCCTGCGCTTCGACCTGGTGCTGCAGCCATGA
- a CDS encoding hemagglutinin repeat-containing protein — protein sequence MHKLSPLPSTRPDTLRWAIFLALLGPTSALAQGGLEAASGPTGTPIINNDHGVPVIDIVPPNASGLSHNQFLDYNVAQPAVVLNNALQGGQSQLAGALAANPQFQGQAASTILNEVISRNASLIEGPQEIFGRPADYILANPNGITLNGGSFINTTRAGFVVGTPELQDEQLRNFSTLNAGGTLQVLQGGQSNAEGALELIAPKVDQQGLLMAKADLNVTVGRNRIAHADGQVLEHLPGTPSSIDANLFGAMRAGRIRVVSTAEGAGVRMGPVKAKADNGIAIHSAGSLHVSGEAEQPSELHSERGSLQLTAADDLTLSAVDGKAEHIEAKAGKQLTLDAKTREKIGHDRDSWNKKFLFITRETYSRNSTTTERQQRGVQLQGSDSITLQSGADMRLVAAQVKAGGHMTLDSGANLDIAAGIDSTQFKEQVRHRKDLWRGDSDTDKYTERAQPSALSAQRMTVKAKDTLRVEGSSLHSRGDMDINARQVEVGTTALQQRSSDGNYRGDLVSGTFFGDRKGNDTEGRSVAGSSITAGGKLNIHADQVSIKGSTVHGKEDAVLYSEKGALAIEADHGSTRSTKRASDSKLFGLIGSDQENTTRQQQVLVSDVSSSSNLRLASADELRIQGAKVEASAHLQVEAKGDVLIGSAQTVNESENRDRQRGLTASARQTQKAEDGKPESRQYAAGVAYEVSTRHEKVRDTTQVASELKGATVGLASEAHLQVNGSTVQASAGDLDVKARQLTLGATRNERESTTSTSQSGGGLTVTGGIDRLGSLFEGHHNSTVVTERDSKAQRSELQASGNLKLEADELVTEAARVTAGDTLKVSAKHIDNRAVQDTHEREELRNEWSGSLGASVEYRDLTRPIERLVLGEEAARFQQASPEDAMVAPSVGADMTVEHLKRLENQRRGIAQVSELSGAKVEAKADRIDDQGTAWRAEAGKLLIDAQEHTVRAAENTEEDSVQRLAYGGDLRVDTSSGSDVNVRAAGKGGSLGKQATASTAVPGSLYGQQGIQVQLGSDGRYEGTRMNGGEGEVVIHSAGSLSLTQASDHAEQLTRQLDGNAWAKVGNRPGSTGFDGRGYLDNAQQLAEQTKARVAQIDAKGEVRLSSVGDLSLEGTRIGNREAKTGDILVHSDGRLQVKAGNDTQHATGGKLGGGLELAGKMGETKGGGIGGHFTHGKQDENARQAVDAQFASAGKLTLSSRAREDIALHLQGLQASAEQIELDASRGGMLIEASSNQEQRNNLDISAGAGFNMTAGTTDTRGLHGRAKVELDKRDNQTWNASNLRAETIDLQSRGDTRIEGASLDAGRITGAIDGDLRIASRKDSVDSLTVKGDARLSQEKNPQGYVNAATSLAGPLGGKVKEKAGSALSKADPGFSPTFSLEVSHVQRDSVAQQAVIKGSDGVELKVGGEAQLVGARLQSAKGTVALDAGSVSRETLSGNDYRRDVSIDASNSPVDLGTAIAEMAKGKGAADGENALDLGLLRTSGHSRSEQWVSSVQGKAE from the coding sequence ATGCATAAACTCTCGCCGTTACCGTCTACCCGCCCGGATACCTTGCGCTGGGCCATCTTCCTCGCCCTGCTCGGGCCCACCAGCGCTCTCGCGCAAGGGGGCCTGGAGGCCGCCAGCGGCCCCACGGGCACCCCTATCATCAACAACGATCATGGCGTACCGGTGATCGACATCGTCCCACCCAACGCCAGTGGCCTGTCGCATAACCAGTTCCTCGACTACAACGTCGCCCAACCCGCTGTGGTGCTGAACAACGCCCTGCAGGGCGGCCAGTCGCAACTGGCCGGCGCACTGGCCGCCAACCCGCAATTCCAGGGCCAGGCGGCGTCAACCATTCTCAACGAGGTGATCAGCCGCAATGCCTCGCTGATCGAAGGCCCGCAGGAAATCTTCGGCCGCCCCGCCGACTACATTCTCGCCAACCCCAACGGGATCACGCTCAATGGCGGCAGTTTCATCAACACCACCCGTGCAGGGTTCGTGGTCGGCACTCCTGAATTGCAGGATGAGCAGTTGCGCAACTTCAGCACGTTGAATGCCGGTGGCACTTTGCAGGTGCTGCAGGGCGGCCAGAGCAATGCCGAGGGTGCGCTTGAGCTCATTGCCCCCAAGGTGGACCAGCAAGGCTTGCTCATGGCCAAGGCTGACCTCAACGTGACCGTTGGCCGCAATCGCATCGCCCATGCCGATGGCCAGGTCCTCGAACACCTGCCAGGCACCCCGTCGAGCATCGACGCCAACCTGTTCGGCGCCATGCGCGCCGGGCGTATTCGAGTGGTCAGCACCGCCGAAGGTGCCGGGGTACGCATGGGGCCGGTAAAAGCAAAGGCTGACAACGGCATCGCCATCCACTCGGCCGGCTCATTGCACGTCAGTGGCGAAGCCGAGCAGCCTTCCGAACTGCACAGCGAGCGCGGCAGTTTGCAGCTTACAGCCGCCGATGACCTGACGCTGAGCGCCGTCGACGGCAAGGCCGAGCATATCGAAGCCAAGGCTGGCAAGCAGCTCACCCTGGACGCCAAGACCCGTGAAAAGATTGGCCACGACCGTGACAGCTGGAACAAGAAGTTCCTGTTCATCACCCGCGAAACCTACAGCCGCAACAGCACCACCACCGAACGCCAGCAACGCGGTGTGCAGTTGCAGGGCAGCGACAGCATCACACTGCAGTCCGGCGCCGACATGCGCCTGGTCGCCGCACAGGTGAAGGCAGGTGGTCACATGACCCTCGACAGCGGCGCCAACCTGGACATCGCCGCCGGTATCGACAGCACGCAATTCAAGGAGCAGGTGCGCCATCGCAAGGACCTCTGGCGCGGTGATAGCGACACCGACAAGTACACAGAGCGGGCACAGCCCAGCGCATTGAGCGCCCAACGCATGACGGTCAAAGCCAAAGACACACTAAGAGTCGAAGGCAGCAGCCTGCATAGCCGCGGCGACATGGACATCAACGCCAGGCAAGTCGAAGTCGGCACAACCGCCCTGCAGCAACGTAGCAGCGACGGCAACTACCGTGGCGACCTGGTCTCCGGGACCTTCTTCGGTGATCGCAAGGGCAACGACACCGAAGGCCGCAGCGTTGCCGGCAGCAGCATCACCGCTGGAGGCAAACTGAACATCCACGCCGACCAGGTCAGCATCAAAGGCAGCACCGTGCACGGCAAGGAGGATGCCGTGCTGTACAGCGAAAAAGGCGCACTGGCGATCGAAGCCGACCATGGCAGTACCCGCTCCACCAAACGCGCAAGCGACAGCAAGCTGTTCGGCCTGATCGGCAGCGACCAGGAAAACACCACACGGCAACAGCAGGTGCTGGTCAGCGATGTCAGCTCGTCCAGCAACCTGCGCCTGGCCAGTGCCGATGAGCTGCGCATCCAGGGCGCCAAGGTCGAAGCCAGTGCGCACCTGCAGGTCGAAGCCAAGGGCGATGTGCTGATCGGCAGCGCGCAAACGGTAAACGAAAGCGAAAACCGCGATCGGCAACGTGGCTTGACTGCCAGTGCCCGGCAAACCCAGAAAGCCGAAGACGGCAAGCCGGAGTCGCGCCAGTACGCAGCAGGCGTGGCCTATGAAGTGAGCACTCGCCACGAAAAGGTGCGCGACACCACGCAGGTTGCCAGCGAGCTGAAGGGCGCCACGGTTGGCCTGGCCAGCGAGGCACACCTGCAGGTCAACGGTTCCACAGTCCAGGCCAGTGCTGGCGACCTCGACGTGAAGGCCAGGCAATTGACACTGGGCGCCACCCGCAATGAGCGCGAATCGACCACCAGCACAAGCCAGAGCGGCGGTGGTTTGACCGTCACGGGCGGCATCGACCGCCTGGGTAGCCTGTTCGAAGGCCATCACAACAGCACCGTGGTCACCGAACGCGACAGCAAGGCCCAACGCAGCGAGCTGCAGGCCAGTGGCAACCTGAAGCTCGAAGCGGACGAACTGGTTACCGAAGCCGCACGGGTCACGGCCGGGGATACCCTCAAGGTCTCCGCCAAGCACATCGACAACCGTGCGGTCCAGGATACCCACGAGCGCGAAGAGCTTCGCAACGAGTGGTCCGGCAGCCTCGGCGCCAGTGTCGAATACCGTGACCTGACCCGGCCGATTGAACGGCTGGTGCTGGGCGAAGAAGCCGCACGCTTCCAGCAGGCATCGCCCGAGGACGCCATGGTGGCGCCCAGCGTCGGCGCCGACATGACCGTGGAGCATCTCAAGCGCCTGGAGAACCAGCGCCGAGGAATCGCCCAGGTCAGCGAGCTGTCTGGCGCGAAAGTCGAGGCCAAGGCCGACAGGATCGACGACCAAGGTACCGCTTGGCGTGCAGAGGCCGGCAAATTGCTGATCGATGCTCAGGAGCACACGGTGCGCGCAGCCGAAAACACAGAGGAGGACAGCGTGCAGCGCTTGGCCTATGGCGGTGACCTGCGCGTGGACACCAGCTCTGGAAGCGACGTGAACGTGCGCGCCGCAGGCAAGGGTGGCTCGCTGGGCAAGCAAGCAACGGCCAGTACCGCAGTGCCAGGCAGCCTGTATGGGCAACAGGGCATCCAGGTCCAGCTGGGTAGCGATGGCCGCTATGAAGGCACACGCATGAACGGTGGCGAAGGCGAAGTAGTCATCCACAGCGCTGGCAGCCTGTCGTTGACCCAGGCCAGCGACCACGCCGAGCAACTGACCCGCCAGCTTGACGGCAACGCCTGGGCCAAAGTCGGCAACCGCCCTGGCAGCACCGGCTTCGACGGCCGCGGCTATCTCGACAACGCGCAGCAGCTAGCAGAGCAAACCAAGGCTCGCGTGGCACAGATCGACGCCAAGGGTGAGGTACGCCTCAGCAGCGTGGGTGATCTGTCGCTCGAAGGCACCCGTATTGGCAATCGCGAGGCCAAGACCGGCGACATTCTGGTGCACAGTGACGGTCGCCTGCAGGTCAAGGCAGGCAACGACACCCAGCACGCTACAGGCGGCAAACTCGGCGGGGGCCTGGAGCTGGCAGGCAAGATGGGCGAGACCAAAGGCGGTGGCATCGGCGGCCATTTCACCCATGGCAAGCAGGATGAAAACGCCCGTCAGGCTGTCGATGCCCAATTCGCCAGTGCTGGCAAGCTGACCCTCAGCAGCCGCGCCCGCGAAGACATTGCCCTGCACCTGCAAGGCCTGCAGGCATCGGCTGAGCAGATCGAACTCGATGCGTCCCGCGGCGGCATGCTGATCGAGGCCTCTTCCAATCAGGAGCAGCGCAACAACCTCGACATCAGCGCCGGGGCCGGATTCAACATGACCGCAGGTACCACCGACACCCGAGGGCTGCATGGCCGCGCCAAGGTCGAGCTGGACAAGCGTGACAACCAGACCTGGAACGCCAGCAACTTACGCGCCGAAACCATCGACCTGCAAAGCCGAGGTGATACCCGCATCGAAGGTGCCAGCCTGGACGCCGGGCGCATCACCGGCGCGATCGATGGCGACCTGCGCATCGCCAGCCGCAAGGACAGCGTCGACAGCCTGACGGTGAAGGGCGATGCACGCCTGAGCCAGGAAAAGAACCCGCAGGGTTACGTCAACGCCGCCACCTCGCTGGCCGGCCCACTGGGTGGCAAGGTCAAGGAAAAAGCCGGCTCGGCCTTGAGCAAGGCCGACCCAGGTTTTTCGCCGACCTTCAGCCTTGAGGTGTCGCATGTGCAGCGCGACAGTGTGGCGCAACAGGCGGTTATCAAGGGCAGTGATGGTGTCGAGTTGAAGGTGGGGGGCGAGGCGCAGCTGGTTGGCGCACGCCTGCAGTCGGCCAAGGGTACGGTCGCGCTCGATGCTGGTTCGGTGAGCCGGGAAACCCTGAGTGGCAATGATTACCGTCGGGATGTGTCGATCGATGCGTCCAATTCGCCGGTTGACCTGGGCACGGCGATTGCCGAAATGGCCAAGGGTAAGGGTGCTGCGGATGGCGAGAATGCGCTGGACCTGGGGTTGTTGAGGACCAGCGGGCATAGCCGGAGTGAGCAGTGGGTTTCCAGTGTTCAGGGTAAGGCGGAATAA